A portion of the Nitratidesulfovibrio termitidis HI1 genome contains these proteins:
- the dnaE gene encoding DNA polymerase III subunit alpha yields the protein MSDFVHLHCHTEYSLLDGAIRLKDLCAKAVDFGMPAAAITDHGNLYGAVYFYNTCKQFGIKPIIGCEVYVANDHTDKTSELARVRHHLVLLARDNEGYHNLVKLVSHGFLHGFHYKPRVDMDLLRQYSGGITALSACLAGQVPRALLRSGMDDAIRIAREYEAIYPGNFYLELQSNGLKEQDELNEKLLELADHTKLPLVATNDCHYLEASDVEAHDVLLCIQTQAKVDDERRMRFETKELYYKSPEEMAKAFAHVPDAVANTGRIAEQCAVKFEFGKYVFPVYALPEGMTLEDEFRRLSREGLKRRLERHPNRDTIDHDLYWKRLELELDVIGQMGFPGYFLIVQDFINWAKDNGIPVGPGRGSAAGSLVAWSLRITNLDPIPYNLLFERFLNIERVSMPDIDVDFCERRRTEVIRYVGEKYGEDMVAQITTFGKMKAKAVVRDVGRALGMTFAETDRIAKLVPEDLKMTVKKAIDAEPDLAALYKTDTQIRKLLDVSMRLEGLSRHASTHAAGVVVSDKPMREYLPLYRGKKGEIVTQFDMKMVEKVGLVKFDFLGLRTMTLVQDSLDEIARQGKTPPDLDNLALDDPETYELYSRGDTDGIFQVESSGMRQYLRMLKPSCFDDVIAMLALYRPGPLGSGMVDEFIKRKHGEVPVTYPLPSLEDCLRDTYGVIVYQEQVMQIAQIAAGYTLGGADLLRRAMGKKNAEEMGQQRIKFVEGAQKNEVPKAKADEIFDLMEKFAEYGFNKSHSAAYALISYYTAFLKVHFPTEFMAALLTSEMGNQDKLLKYVAACKDMGIAVLQPNVQASRREFTVHEGAIVFGLGGIKNVGDEAIREIVEAREEGGVFASLLDLCMRVNLRKVTKRVLESLIKGGACDCLGCTRAGMLAALDNVVSKAQKRLKDKESNQVSLFTMVPEEPAVCPGIGFDCEEQQAQEWDDDQKLRFEKEALGFFLTSHPLQPYRKELFRLRLTPLDETRDMAPGMSLKTAVLVTGIKEHMTKKGARMAFLQVEDLTASGECVFFPEPYAEFRELLKSDQPLLLEATISKQQNDDGGRNGNGGGDGMSGAGGMPEEDDDIPREIKLLGDKVIPLARACGASDQPVTIDMPLPRVEPASLAALRAILERHRGPVPVNVRLVVDESECLLQFGPQWMVQPGPAFETDIAHWTEGPE from the coding sequence ATGTCCGATTTCGTCCATCTGCATTGCCACACCGAATACAGCCTGCTCGACGGGGCCATCCGCCTTAAGGACCTGTGCGCCAAGGCGGTGGACTTCGGCATGCCCGCCGCCGCCATCACCGACCACGGCAACCTCTACGGCGCCGTGTACTTTTACAATACCTGCAAGCAGTTCGGCATAAAGCCCATCATCGGCTGCGAAGTCTACGTGGCCAACGACCACACGGACAAGACCTCGGAACTGGCCCGCGTGCGCCATCACCTGGTGCTGCTGGCGCGTGACAACGAAGGCTACCACAACCTGGTCAAGCTGGTGTCGCACGGCTTTCTGCACGGTTTTCACTACAAGCCGCGCGTGGACATGGACCTGCTGCGTCAGTATTCGGGCGGCATCACCGCCCTTTCCGCCTGCCTGGCCGGGCAGGTGCCGCGCGCGCTCTTGCGCAGCGGCATGGACGACGCCATCCGCATCGCCCGCGAATACGAGGCCATCTACCCCGGCAACTTCTATCTGGAATTGCAGTCCAACGGCCTGAAGGAACAGGACGAGCTGAACGAGAAGCTGCTGGAACTGGCCGACCACACCAAGCTGCCCCTGGTGGCCACCAACGACTGCCACTATCTGGAAGCCAGCGACGTGGAAGCCCACGACGTGCTGCTGTGCATCCAGACCCAGGCCAAGGTGGACGACGAGCGCCGGATGCGCTTCGAGACCAAGGAACTGTACTACAAGTCGCCGGAGGAAATGGCGAAGGCGTTCGCCCACGTGCCCGACGCCGTGGCCAACACCGGTCGCATCGCCGAGCAGTGCGCGGTGAAGTTCGAATTCGGCAAGTACGTCTTTCCCGTGTACGCCCTGCCCGAGGGCATGACCCTGGAGGACGAGTTCCGCCGCCTCTCGCGCGAAGGGCTGAAGCGCCGCCTGGAACGCCACCCCAACCGCGACACCATCGACCACGACCTGTACTGGAAGCGCCTTGAGCTGGAACTGGACGTCATCGGCCAGATGGGCTTTCCCGGTTACTTCCTCATCGTGCAGGACTTCATCAACTGGGCCAAGGACAACGGCATCCCCGTGGGTCCGGGGCGCGGTTCCGCCGCCGGTTCGCTGGTGGCGTGGTCGCTACGCATCACCAACCTCGATCCCATCCCGTACAACCTGCTGTTCGAACGCTTCCTGAACATCGAACGCGTGTCCATGCCCGATATCGACGTGGACTTCTGCGAACGCCGCCGTACCGAGGTCATCAGGTACGTGGGCGAGAAGTACGGCGAAGACATGGTGGCGCAGATCACCACCTTCGGGAAGATGAAGGCGAAAGCGGTGGTGCGCGACGTGGGCCGTGCCCTGGGCATGACCTTTGCCGAGACCGACCGCATCGCCAAGCTGGTGCCCGAAGACCTGAAGATGACGGTCAAGAAGGCTATCGACGCGGAACCGGACCTGGCCGCGCTGTACAAGACCGATACGCAGATCCGCAAGCTGCTGGACGTTTCCATGCGGCTCGAAGGGCTGTCGCGCCACGCTTCCACCCACGCGGCGGGGGTCGTGGTGTCCGACAAGCCCATGCGCGAGTACCTGCCGCTGTACCGGGGAAAGAAGGGTGAAATAGTCACCCAGTTCGACATGAAGATGGTCGAGAAGGTCGGGCTGGTGAAGTTCGACTTTCTGGGCCTGCGCACCATGACCCTGGTGCAGGATTCGCTGGACGAGATCGCCCGGCAGGGCAAGACCCCGCCCGACCTCGACAACCTGGCCCTGGACGACCCGGAAACCTACGAGCTGTACTCGCGCGGGGACACCGACGGCATCTTCCAGGTGGAAAGCTCGGGCATGCGCCAGTACCTGCGCATGCTCAAGCCCTCCTGCTTCGACGACGTCATCGCCATGCTGGCCCTGTACCGGCCCGGCCCGCTGGGCTCGGGCATGGTGGACGAATTCATCAAGCGCAAGCACGGCGAGGTGCCCGTCACCTACCCCCTGCCCTCGCTTGAAGACTGCCTGCGCGATACCTACGGCGTCATCGTGTACCAGGAACAGGTGATGCAGATCGCCCAGATCGCGGCGGGCTACACCCTGGGCGGCGCCGACCTTCTGCGCCGCGCCATGGGCAAGAAGAACGCCGAGGAAATGGGCCAGCAGCGCATCAAGTTCGTGGAGGGCGCGCAGAAGAACGAGGTTCCCAAGGCCAAGGCCGACGAAATCTTCGACCTGATGGAAAAGTTCGCGGAGTACGGCTTCAACAAGTCGCACAGCGCGGCCTATGCGCTCATCTCGTACTACACCGCGTTCCTGAAGGTGCACTTTCCCACCGAGTTCATGGCCGCCCTGCTCACGTCCGAAATGGGCAACCAGGACAAGCTGCTGAAGTACGTGGCCGCGTGCAAGGACATGGGCATTGCCGTATTGCAGCCCAACGTGCAGGCCAGCCGCCGCGAGTTCACCGTGCACGAGGGGGCCATCGTCTTCGGCCTTGGCGGCATCAAGAACGTGGGCGACGAAGCCATCCGCGAAATAGTGGAGGCCCGCGAGGAAGGCGGGGTGTTCGCCTCGCTGCTGGACCTGTGCATGCGCGTGAACCTGCGCAAGGTGACCAAGCGCGTACTGGAAAGCCTGATCAAGGGCGGCGCGTGCGATTGCCTGGGCTGCACCCGCGCGGGCATGCTGGCCGCGCTGGACAACGTGGTCAGCAAGGCCCAGAAGCGCCTGAAGGACAAGGAATCCAACCAGGTCTCGCTGTTCACCATGGTGCCGGAAGAGCCCGCCGTGTGCCCCGGCATCGGCTTTGACTGCGAGGAGCAGCAGGCCCAAGAATGGGACGACGACCAGAAGCTGCGCTTCGAAAAGGAGGCGCTGGGCTTCTTTCTGACCAGCCACCCGCTGCAGCCCTACCGCAAGGAACTGTTCCGCCTGCGCCTTACCCCGCTGGACGAAACGCGGGACATGGCCCCCGGCATGTCGCTGAAGACCGCCGTGCTGGTCACCGGCATCAAGGAGCACATGACCAAGAAGGGCGCGCGCATGGCCTTTCTGCAGGTGGAAGACCTGACCGCGTCCGGTGAATGCGTGTTCTTTCCCGAACCGTATGCGGAATTCCGCGAACTGCTGAAGTCGGACCAGCCGCTGCTGCTGGAGGCCACCATCAGCAAGCAGCAGAACGACGACGGCGGCAGGAACGGCAACGGGGGCGGCGACGGCATGTCCGGCGCAGGGGGCATGCCTGAAGAAGACGACGACATACCGCGCGAAATCAAGCTGCTGGGCGACAAGGTCATTCCGCTGGCCCGGGCCTGCGGCGCCAGCGACCAGCCCGTGACCATCGACATGCCCCTGCCCCGCGTGGAGCCGGCCAGCCTTGCCGCCCTGCGCGCCATACTGGAGCGGCACCGCGGCCCGGTGCCGGTGAACGTGCGGCTGGTGGTGGACGAGTCCGAGTGCCTGCTGCAGTTCGGCCCGCAGTGGATGGTGCAGCCCGGCCCGGCGTTCGAAACCGATATTGCCCATTGGACCGAAGGGCCCGAATAG
- a CDS encoding HD domain-containing protein: MDAARDISRHEAWFGQYVDRFLTGDAAHDAHIELKREHSLLVLGNARVIVAEAVAAGSMDVVCARAALLGALYHDIGRFRQYRRWQTFSDARSVNHGLLGGCVLNDERPLRDEAPAVRHLAACAVVLHNRFAIPAGVSMRARQVTRVVRDADKLDIFRVLAAHMEPGGPRDDVVVMHLPEVQGAWTPAVLDAVRAGRLASYADMRCLNDFRILLCGWCFDLGFAASRRLLRESGRVEQLLAWLPAPDEVPEMAELRCRVLAALHDESDMSDCRADMAGTAVENSESVTP, encoded by the coding sequence ATGGACGCCGCACGCGACATTTCCCGGCACGAGGCCTGGTTCGGCCAGTACGTGGACCGCTTTCTGACCGGCGATGCGGCGCATGACGCGCACATCGAACTCAAGCGCGAACATTCCCTGCTGGTGCTGGGCAATGCCCGCGTCATCGTGGCCGAGGCCGTGGCGGCGGGGAGCATGGACGTGGTCTGCGCCCGCGCGGCGTTGCTGGGCGCGCTGTACCACGACATCGGGCGGTTCCGGCAGTATCGGCGCTGGCAGACCTTCAGCGATGCGCGTTCGGTCAACCACGGCCTGCTGGGCGGGTGCGTCCTGAACGACGAACGCCCCCTGCGCGACGAGGCCCCGGCCGTGCGGCATCTGGCCGCCTGCGCAGTGGTGCTGCACAACCGCTTTGCCATTCCGGCGGGCGTTTCCATGCGCGCCCGTCAGGTGACCCGCGTGGTGCGCGATGCCGACAAACTGGACATCTTTCGGGTGCTGGCCGCCCACATGGAACCCGGCGGCCCCCGCGACGACGTGGTGGTGATGCACCTGCCGGAAGTGCAGGGGGCGTGGACCCCCGCCGTGCTGGACGCGGTGCGCGCCGGGCGTCTGGCCAGTTATGCGGACATGCGCTGCCTGAACGATTTCCGCATCCTGCTGTGCGGCTGGTGTTTCGACCTGGGGTTTGCCGCCTCGCGCAGGCTGCTGCGCGAATCCGGTCGGGTGGAACAGTTGCTGGCGTGGCTGCCCGCGCCGGACGAGGTGCCGGAAATGGCCGAACTGCGCTGCCGGGTGCTGGCGGCCCTGCACGATGAAAGCGACATGTCGGATTGCCGCGCCGACATGGCAGGCACTGCCGTGGAAAATTCGGAATCCGTAACCCCGTAA
- a CDS encoding class I SAM-dependent methyltransferase, giving the protein MTADPYARIAAWYDTLLNPVLDGVRRAVADVCRAERLLRVLDACCGTGRQCAVLRGAGVTCVGTDLSPAMLGAARAVSVSATSPLFSSPSLALSRADARALPFADNAFDAVVLSLALHEMPEAMGNAALTEALRVAPRVLLADYRLAERNLDLPAALFVHLPERLAGAEHYRNFRGFMARGGVEGLAHRAGLSVIRRERLFGGAGALLLAERNNKAR; this is encoded by the coding sequence ATGACCGCCGACCCGTATGCCCGCATCGCGGCGTGGTATGACACGCTGCTGAACCCCGTGCTGGACGGGGTACGCCGGGCCGTGGCCGACGTCTGCCGCGCCGAGCGGCTGTTGCGGGTGCTGGACGCCTGCTGCGGCACCGGGCGGCAATGCGCGGTGCTGCGCGGCGCGGGCGTGACCTGCGTGGGTACGGACCTTTCCCCGGCCATGCTGGGCGCGGCGCGAGCGGTGTCAGTTTCCGCAACGTCACCCCTGTTTTCTTCTCCTTCGCTTGCATTGTCGCGCGCCGATGCGCGCGCGCTGCCCTTTGCAGACAATGCCTTCGACGCGGTGGTGTTGTCGCTGGCCCTGCACGAAATGCCGGAAGCCATGGGCAACGCGGCCCTGACCGAGGCCCTGCGCGTGGCCCCGCGCGTACTGCTGGCCGACTACCGACTGGCGGAGCGCAACCTGGATCTGCCCGCCGCCCTGTTCGTGCACCTGCCGGAGCGGCTGGCCGGGGCGGAGCACTATCGCAACTTCCGGGGGTTCATGGCCCGTGGCGGTGTGGAGGGGCTGGCGCACCGGGCGGGGTTGTCGGTCATCCGCCGCGAACGGTTGTTCGGCGGAGCCGGGGCGTTGCTGCTGGCAGAGCGGAACAACAAAGCGAGATGA
- a CDS encoding HAD family hydrolase produces the protein MPGRTLHCAGVSVRAVVFDFDGTLAAPTLDFGVMRRAVAEAMRVHLTSHQEPPHRADLPVMEWIAHVADLLEQHGRSADAAALHADAHAAIRRVEVEAAARGSLFPFTRPMLAGLAALDVPVGIVTRNCPEAVRAVFPDVDALCPCLLTRDDVPSVKPDPDHLLRALGMLGRAPGEALMVGDHPMDILTGHRAGTLTAGVASGESPARALHEAGAHVVADDCAALMVRLGFTWTNPAAPG, from the coding sequence ATGCCCGGACGCACGCTGCATTGCGCCGGGGTGTCCGTACGCGCCGTGGTCTTCGACTTCGACGGCACCCTTGCCGCGCCCACGCTGGACTTCGGCGTGATGCGCCGTGCCGTGGCAGAGGCCATGCGGGTACATCTGACCAGCCATCAGGAACCGCCACACCGCGCCGACCTGCCGGTGATGGAGTGGATCGCCCACGTGGCGGACCTGCTGGAACAGCATGGCCGCAGTGCCGACGCCGCCGCCCTGCATGCCGATGCCCATGCCGCCATCCGCCGGGTGGAAGTGGAGGCCGCCGCGCGAGGCAGCCTGTTCCCGTTCACGCGGCCCATGCTGGCGGGTCTTGCCGCACTGGACGTGCCCGTGGGCATCGTCACCCGCAACTGCCCGGAGGCGGTGCGGGCCGTGTTTCCCGACGTGGACGCCCTGTGCCCCTGCCTGCTTACCCGCGACGACGTGCCCAGCGTAAAGCCCGACCCGGACCATCTGTTGCGTGCGCTGGGCATGCTGGGCCGTGCCCCCGGCGAGGCGTTGATGGTGGGCGACCACCCCATGGACATCCTGACCGGTCACCGCGCGGGCACCCTGACCGCCGGGGTGGCCAGCGGCGAAAGCCCGGCCCGTGCCCTGCACGAAGCCGGGGCGCATGTGGTGGCCGACGACTGCGCGGCGCTGATGGTCCGCCTGGGGTTCACCTGGACGAATCCCGCCGCGCCGGGCTAG